A stretch of Paracoccus sp. N5 DNA encodes these proteins:
- a CDS encoding ATP-binding cassette domain-containing protein — protein sequence MLAVRGLCKSFGAKRVLDRVDLDLGAGESLVVIGGSGTGKSVLLRCILGLETPDAGSIMWNGAPIGPSFMDQFGMLFQNAALFDSLPVWRNVAFRLLRVMPKARARAVALEKLARVGLGAEVADLYPAALSGGMRKRAGLARAIAADPRVIFFDEPTTGLDPIRAATINALIRDIVDETGATAITITHDMSSVRAIADRVALLDQGRLRWQGSVAEMDAARDDYLRDFIAGRPRPMARAPQP from the coding sequence ATGCTGGCGGTGCGCGGCCTTTGCAAGAGTTTCGGTGCCAAGCGGGTGCTGGACCGCGTGGACCTTGACCTGGGCGCCGGCGAAAGCCTGGTGGTGATCGGCGGCTCGGGCACCGGGAAATCGGTGCTCTTGCGCTGCATCCTGGGGCTCGAGACGCCGGATGCGGGGTCCATCATGTGGAATGGCGCGCCGATCGGCCCCAGTTTCATGGACCAGTTCGGCATGCTGTTCCAGAATGCGGCGCTGTTCGACAGTCTGCCGGTCTGGCGCAACGTCGCCTTTCGGCTGCTGCGGGTGATGCCGAAAGCCCGGGCCCGCGCCGTCGCCCTCGAAAAGCTCGCCCGCGTCGGCTTGGGCGCCGAGGTCGCCGACCTTTACCCCGCCGCGCTATCGGGCGGCATGAGGAAGCGCGCGGGGCTGGCGCGCGCCATCGCCGCCGACCCGCGGGTGATCTTCTTCGACGAACCGACGACCGGCCTCGACCCGATCCGCGCCGCCACCATCAACGCGCTGATCCGCGACATCGTGGACGAGACCGGGGCGACGGCGATCACCATCACCCATGACATGAGCTCGGTCCGCGCCATCGCCGACCGGGTTGCGCTCTTGGACCAGGGCCGGTTGCGCTGGCAGGGCAGCGTGGCCGAGATGGACGCGGCCCGCGACGACTACCTGCGCGACTTCATCGCCGGCCGGCCCCGGCCCATGGCGCGGGCGCCGCAGCCGTGA